One Bdellovibrio sp. ArHS genomic window carries:
- a CDS encoding DUF4105 domain-containing protein, translating into MKHKPFVLRSFAFFVMISISANALAKPNEGLVTEIYHQALQKLPPMMQNTLTKARVQVDPSFSDPDHIAYQKGKSIFVGKTFLSLATFWGQRRAITDATVVKTTGLDFQKKSFHHRNVDQFLIATLIHEAAHIYDQARDFTALESNAIVNCLNDGGTTGLSCELYRNRRFSISDSHTFLNLVGWVAQSSLNHRRLNELLLSRSPDPYEYSSPQEAFAVNLEYFLLDPEYKCRRPFHYEFFKSRFDWAPFPSTTCPELNNTVFVTDPSSFSKTSMALDPERLYAVDYLLAGPGPEVMSRWGHAMIRFIFCPKNTPLQESCRNNTANSIVLSFRARVDELFINNAMGLQGKYDSVAFFYPMASIITEYNTNELRDLQSFEIPLTKEQRKKFLSAAIYSHWNHQGRYYFLSNNCATETLNLMKFAFPENELLQEVFATTPISLAETLKQIGAIQSLQKRPGYSYPSKLRVFSDAIKNLNEKLGTSFRSLEDYASWNETSKSRHFANLQSLPRITLLNLYLLENRHYALLRVNTWSQIYRSLEKNGDDFVINDSYKKVSLLNRNTSTPGLLLSSKSYGMPLKNEVEDLNDSDLWPRIDEASQDFKSAREHLQSKYAPLLNDVVVAEQRLRVLQALF; encoded by the coding sequence ATGAAACACAAGCCCTTCGTTTTAAGGTCCTTTGCATTTTTTGTGATGATCAGCATCTCCGCAAATGCACTTGCCAAACCGAACGAGGGGCTGGTCACTGAAATTTATCATCAGGCGCTGCAAAAACTGCCGCCGATGATGCAAAATACGCTGACCAAAGCTCGCGTGCAAGTCGATCCCTCTTTCAGCGATCCAGATCACATCGCTTATCAAAAAGGAAAGTCCATCTTCGTGGGCAAGACATTTCTTTCCCTCGCCACTTTCTGGGGACAGCGCCGCGCCATCACCGATGCGACGGTCGTTAAGACCACGGGTCTGGACTTCCAAAAGAAATCCTTCCACCACCGCAATGTGGATCAATTTTTAATAGCGACCCTGATTCATGAAGCAGCACATATTTACGATCAAGCTCGGGACTTCACGGCTCTGGAGTCCAATGCGATCGTGAATTGCCTTAACGACGGCGGAACGACGGGCTTAAGCTGTGAGTTGTATAGAAACAGACGTTTCTCGATCTCTGATAGCCATACTTTTTTAAATCTCGTCGGTTGGGTGGCACAAAGTTCTCTGAATCACCGCCGCTTGAACGAGCTTTTGCTTTCTCGCAGCCCCGATCCTTACGAATACTCTAGCCCTCAGGAAGCTTTCGCGGTGAACCTTGAGTACTTTCTGCTTGATCCTGAATATAAATGCCGTCGCCCTTTTCACTACGAATTCTTTAAGTCCCGTTTTGACTGGGCCCCCTTTCCTTCAACAACTTGTCCCGAGTTAAATAATACTGTTTTTGTGACGGACCCATCGTCTTTTAGCAAAACATCAATGGCTCTTGATCCGGAACGACTTTATGCCGTCGATTATTTATTGGCAGGCCCTGGCCCCGAGGTCATGAGCCGTTGGGGGCATGCGATGATCCGATTCATTTTCTGCCCGAAGAACACGCCCCTGCAAGAATCCTGTCGGAATAACACAGCCAATAGCATAGTGCTGAGCTTTCGCGCCCGGGTCGATGAACTATTCATTAACAACGCGATGGGACTGCAGGGAAAATACGACTCCGTCGCCTTTTTCTACCCGATGGCTTCAATCATTACGGAATACAACACCAACGAGCTTCGCGATCTACAAAGTTTCGAAATACCTCTGACGAAAGAACAGAGGAAAAAGTTTCTATCTGCCGCCATTTATTCCCATTGGAATCATCAGGGCCGTTACTACTTCCTGAGCAACAACTGCGCTACCGAAACCCTGAACCTGATGAAATTCGCATTCCCCGAAAATGAGCTGTTACAGGAAGTTTTCGCGACAACGCCAATTTCTTTGGCCGAAACCCTCAAGCAGATCGGCGCAATTCAATCTTTACAGAAGAGGCCGGGATATTCCTACCCGTCCAAACTTCGGGTCTTCAGCGACGCTATAAAAAATCTCAATGAAAAATTAGGGACGTCCTTCCGCTCCCTTGAGGACTATGCTTCTTGGAATGAAACTTCGAAAAGTCGCCACTTCGCCAATCTGCAGTCCTTGCCCCGCATCACCCTGCTGAATCTTTATCTTCTGGAAAACCGTCACTATGCTCTATTGCGCGTCAATACCTGGTCGCAAATTTATCGGTCACTGGAAAAAAACGGCGACGACTTTGTGATAAATGATTCCTATAAAAAAGTGTCTTTACTGAATCGCAACACCTCCACCCCTGGCCTGCTCTTAAGTTCAAAATCCTATGGCATGCCATTGAAGAACGAGGTCGAAGACCTCAATGACAGCGACCTTTGGCCGAGAATTGATGAGGCCTCCCAAGACTTCAAAAGCGCCCGCGAACATCTTCAGTCCAAGTACGCCCCTTTGTTAAACGATGTCGTCGTAGCGGAGCAGCGGCTGCGAGTTTTGCAGGCTCTATTTTAA
- a CDS encoding DUF6178 family protein, with protein MTKSLTLKADSQSLLTQLIANADLVRDIQNLDSGVVKKIIQQIGLEDAGEFLMLVSSEQLHDAMEQDIWLSPKQGADEQLNSERFLTWLEILLEIGASFAVEKIAEMDEDLLCAVLAEKILAIENDELALMAQEADEDEHSKNRYLEKALESVHNMDLGEYVIMAKSAQHWDTISHLLIAMQKEHQDILDRLLSRLQRISLEEIDDSDGLYELLSEGEVITGDVTAKRSERREEQGFVTASTSTAFLKMIEQSTLAELQSEKEQDHITKMYFRNLKPGKPQGVKTISPNLLQILKMHSLHAETSSTPLQLSSAKERSAIRNYLTELRTSNQELFQKKLGELNYLANILMTGYQHRKEPLRPIEAMDLAISVCDRGFQVAQSMQDDINEGELVKLFKIGWKKFKK; from the coding sequence ATGACCAAATCGCTGACACTGAAAGCAGATTCCCAAAGTTTATTAACGCAACTCATTGCCAATGCAGATCTGGTTCGCGATATTCAGAACCTTGATTCAGGGGTTGTTAAAAAAATTATTCAGCAGATCGGCTTAGAGGACGCGGGCGAATTTCTAATGCTCGTCAGTTCAGAACAACTTCACGATGCTATGGAACAAGATATCTGGTTAAGCCCAAAGCAGGGCGCTGACGAACAGCTCAACTCTGAGCGTTTCCTCACCTGGCTAGAAATTCTTTTAGAGATTGGCGCCTCTTTCGCCGTCGAAAAAATCGCGGAAATGGACGAAGATCTTCTTTGCGCCGTGCTCGCAGAAAAGATTTTGGCTATCGAAAACGATGAGCTGGCCTTGATGGCCCAGGAAGCCGATGAAGACGAACACAGTAAAAACCGCTACCTGGAAAAAGCCCTGGAAAGCGTTCACAATATGGACCTGGGTGAATATGTCATTATGGCTAAATCCGCCCAGCATTGGGACACGATCTCGCATCTTTTAATAGCTATGCAAAAAGAGCATCAGGATATTTTAGATCGTCTTCTTTCGCGCCTACAAAGAATCAGCCTGGAGGAGATTGATGACTCGGACGGACTTTATGAACTTCTGAGCGAAGGTGAAGTGATCACAGGTGATGTCACCGCTAAACGCAGCGAGCGCCGTGAAGAGCAAGGTTTTGTTACCGCCTCAACGTCCACAGCATTCTTAAAAATGATCGAACAAAGCACGCTGGCAGAGCTGCAGTCTGAGAAGGAGCAGGATCACATCACTAAAATGTACTTTCGCAACCTTAAGCCTGGTAAACCTCAGGGGGTTAAAACGATTTCGCCAAATCTTCTACAAATCCTCAAAATGCACAGCCTTCACGCGGAAACAAGTTCAACTCCTTTGCAGCTATCTTCGGCCAAAGAAAGATCGGCTATTCGAAACTATCTCACCGAACTGCGGACGAGCAACCAAGAGCTTTTTCAGAAAAAACTTGGCGAGCTGAACTATCTGGCGAATATTTTAATGACCGGATATCAGCATCGAAAAGAACCTTTGCGTCCTATTGAAGCCATGGATTTAGCCATATCTGTTTGTGATCGCGGTTTTCAAGTCGCTCAGAGTATGCAAGACGATATCAACGAAGGTGAACTCGTGAAGCTGTTTAAAATCGGCTGGAAGAAATTTAAGAAGTAA
- a CDS encoding DUF1428 domain-containing protein encodes MSYVDGYLIPVKKTKINAYKKMAKLGCKIWMEHGALQYFECVGANLKSPWGTPFAKVYKLKANETLIFAFIIYKNKAHRNKVVKKVYADPRMQAQNGEMPFDMKRFSVGEFKAVVEA; translated from the coding sequence ATGAGCTACGTGGACGGATATCTCATTCCTGTGAAAAAGACCAAAATCAATGCCTACAAAAAAATGGCAAAGCTTGGCTGCAAAATATGGATGGAGCACGGAGCTCTGCAATACTTCGAATGCGTTGGGGCCAATCTTAAAAGCCCGTGGGGTACCCCTTTTGCAAAAGTCTATAAATTGAAAGCGAATGAAACCTTGATTTTTGCGTTTATCATTTACAAAAACAAAGCCCATCGCAACAAGGTCGTCAAAAAAGTCTACGCGGATCCGCGCATGCAGGCACAAAACGGCGAGATGCCTTTTGATATGAAACGGTTTTCAGTAGGAGAATTTAAAGCGGTTGTGGAAGCTTAG
- a CDS encoding YbdK family carboxylate-amine ligase, with amino-acid sequence MTIPNIAFGKSESLTLGVEVELQIINPQTRDLYPISPEILDEWSLPGPHLKPEIFQSMLEIDTPICRNVQEVEETLLLSSRELHRICQKAGARISSNGTHPFARWQDRIYYPSERYEYIIERNQHIARRLMIYGLHVHIGMKDGDRCIQMMNEFLYYLPHLLALSASSPYWSGRDTGLASSRITIFESHPAGGHPCKVETWADFESIIYKLTKSRSIESFKDVWWDLRPSPHYGTLEIRICDGLPGIRRTSRLVSFIHLLARYLEKRLDSNQQRPTPQDWLIRENKWRASRYGLDAEVLIDNEGNTKSVRQDILDLISEMKEDAAAMRYEQYLQDMVEKDMASPSYQEQREVFAQNQSLESVVDSLCDYFEKDLKV; translated from the coding sequence ATGACGATACCAAATATTGCCTTCGGAAAATCGGAATCTCTGACGTTAGGGGTGGAAGTTGAATTGCAAATCATCAATCCCCAGACGCGTGATCTTTATCCGATTTCTCCAGAAATTCTAGATGAGTGGTCGTTGCCGGGGCCGCACTTAAAGCCCGAGATTTTCCAAAGTATGTTGGAAATCGACACGCCTATTTGTCGCAATGTTCAAGAGGTGGAAGAAACACTTTTGCTTTCCTCTCGTGAGTTGCATCGCATTTGCCAGAAGGCGGGGGCACGCATTTCCTCCAATGGCACGCATCCTTTTGCCCGGTGGCAGGATCGGATTTATTATCCTTCCGAGCGCTACGAATATATTATTGAGCGCAACCAACATATTGCCCGACGGCTGATGATCTATGGGTTGCATGTCCATATTGGCATGAAAGATGGCGACCGCTGCATTCAGATGATGAATGAGTTTTTGTACTATCTGCCCCATCTCCTGGCGTTGTCGGCAAGTTCACCTTATTGGTCGGGACGAGATACTGGCCTCGCTTCTTCGCGCATCACTATTTTTGAATCGCATCCCGCCGGGGGGCACCCCTGCAAAGTCGAGACGTGGGCGGATTTTGAAAGCATCATTTATAAACTGACTAAGAGTCGCAGTATTGAGAGCTTCAAAGACGTGTGGTGGGATCTTCGGCCGAGTCCTCACTATGGGACACTCGAGATCCGTATTTGTGATGGTCTGCCAGGCATTCGCCGCACCTCTCGCCTGGTTTCTTTCATTCACTTGTTAGCGCGCTATCTGGAAAAAAGATTAGATAGTAATCAACAACGACCCACACCGCAGGATTGGTTGATCCGTGAAAACAAGTGGCGAGCTTCTCGCTATGGTTTGGACGCAGAAGTTCTGATTGATAACGAGGGAAACACCAAGTCCGTGCGCCAAGATATATTGGATCTGATTTCGGAAATGAAAGAGGACGCGGCAGCCATGCGCTATGAACAATATCTTCAAGATATGGTCGAAAAAGACATGGCCTCGCCCAGTTATCAGGAACAGCGCGAGGTCTTTGCGCAAAACCAGTCTTTAGAGTCTGTGGTTGATTCTTTGTGTGACTACTTCGAAAAAGATTTAAAAGTATAA
- a CDS encoding type 1 glutamine amidotransferase domain-containing protein translates to MAQSLKGKNIAILATDGFEESELFEPKKALDEAGAKTTIISLQEGKIKAWAKTDWGKSIDVNVTVEKARPEDYDGLMLPGGVMNPDKLRNDKKAVEFTKKFAESGKPIAAICHGPQLLIEAGTVKGRRMTSYSSVKTDLKNAGANWQDEEVVTDNGLVTSRGPDDIPAFNRKMIEEFAEGRHMQRPGIDASI, encoded by the coding sequence ATGGCACAATCACTTAAAGGAAAAAATATCGCAATTCTCGCTACCGATGGTTTTGAAGAATCCGAATTGTTCGAACCCAAAAAAGCTTTAGATGAAGCCGGAGCCAAAACCACGATCATCTCGTTGCAGGAAGGAAAAATCAAAGCCTGGGCGAAAACGGATTGGGGAAAAAGCATTGACGTGAATGTGACCGTCGAAAAAGCCCGTCCTGAAGACTACGATGGTTTGATGCTACCAGGGGGCGTGATGAATCCCGACAAACTTCGCAATGACAAAAAAGCCGTCGAGTTCACAAAGAAGTTCGCAGAATCGGGAAAACCCATTGCCGCGATTTGCCACGGGCCTCAACTTCTTATCGAAGCCGGCACTGTGAAAGGCCGCCGCATGACATCTTATTCTTCGGTCAAAACCGACTTGAAAAACGCCGGCGCGAACTGGCAGGACGAAGAAGTCGTCACCGACAATGGCTTGGTCACAAGTCGTGGTCCCGATGATATTCCGGCCTTCAATCGAAAAATGATCGAGGAATTTGCGGAAGGCCGACACATGCAGCGTCCCGGAATTGATGCCTCGATTTAA
- a CDS encoding BON domain-containing protein yields the protein MAQQPRSSHGRKQENRPRRIDEREDWYERDPMDERSGYRNDPPFSEERQTLRRDDRSEYSRPTDYYQKRSYDSSYDYTGRAYPRPRYQGSSEYREELDKAYRQNYGEYNPASAAYAPSSGFIGSSSSSSYFTNQQESATQGQYYGKGPRGFTRTDERIKEEVCEGLTRHGLIDAQDIEVDVDNGIVTLAGTVPERKMKHLAEDCAESCLGVKDIVNNIRVKKEAEEDSLPASPSIEKTTSKKGRTTPRH from the coding sequence ATGGCACAGCAACCCCGAAGTTCACATGGACGTAAGCAAGAAAACCGTCCCCGCCGAATTGATGAGCGCGAGGACTGGTATGAGCGCGACCCCATGGATGAAAGATCCGGTTACAGAAATGATCCGCCGTTTTCAGAGGAACGTCAGACTTTGCGTCGCGATGACCGCTCTGAATATTCGCGCCCGACCGACTATTATCAAAAAAGAAGCTACGATTCGTCCTACGACTACACCGGCCGGGCCTATCCGCGACCACGTTATCAGGGCTCATCGGAATACCGCGAAGAACTGGACAAGGCGTATCGGCAAAACTATGGCGAATACAACCCCGCTTCGGCAGCCTATGCTCCCTCATCGGGCTTTATCGGGTCTTCTTCGTCATCAAGCTATTTCACCAACCAGCAAGAGTCCGCAACGCAAGGACAGTATTATGGCAAAGGTCCCCGCGGCTTCACACGCACCGATGAGCGCATCAAAGAGGAGGTTTGTGAAGGACTCACGCGCCACGGACTTATCGACGCCCAAGATATTGAAGTGGATGTGGACAACGGCATCGTCACTTTGGCCGGCACCGTGCCCGAACGTAAAATGAAACATCTTGCAGAAGACTGCGCAGAAAGCTGTTTGGGAGTCAAAGACATCGTCAACAACATTCGCGTAAAAAAAGAAGCTGAAGAAGACAGCCTTCCCGCCTCACCGTCCATCGAAAAAACGACCTCCAAAAAAGGCCGAACCACCCCACGACATTAA
- a CDS encoding BON domain-containing protein — MKKSIITILAVGLSSSLAFAIGENMTDTELATKSLGSSLDREANGTNRGSSSRSARESNYDRSMRNSETSREPSGMSSSSSSGRRNSYGAGAVGGAAGVTAMDQASMGQSDTDLTRRVRQQLVNDPGLSVRAKNITVISENGNITLKGAVATNQEKARVEELAGRVQGARNVDNQTEVSNY; from the coding sequence ATGAAAAAAAGTATTATCACAATACTTGCGGTGGGACTGAGTTCTTCTTTGGCGTTCGCTATTGGGGAAAACATGACAGACACGGAGCTGGCAACCAAGTCTCTGGGAAGTTCTTTAGACAGGGAAGCCAATGGCACGAACAGGGGTTCGTCAAGTCGATCTGCAAGGGAAAGCAATTATGATCGATCGATGCGAAACTCTGAAACCAGCCGGGAACCATCTGGCATGTCTTCGTCTTCATCATCGGGACGCCGTAACTCTTATGGTGCAGGAGCTGTCGGAGGTGCCGCAGGGGTGACAGCCATGGATCAAGCCTCCATGGGTCAGTCAGACACCGATCTGACACGCCGAGTGCGCCAGCAACTGGTGAATGACCCTGGACTTTCTGTGCGCGCAAAAAATATTACAGTTATATCTGAAAACGGAAATATTACTTTGAAGGGTGCCGTGGCGACAAATCAGGAAAAAGCGCGCGTTGAAGAACTGGCTGGGCGGGTTCAGGGCGCTAGGAATGTAGATAATCAAACTGAAGTTTCAAATTATTAG
- a CDS encoding DUF748 domain-containing protein translates to MKKRTLIILLFLLVAFRIALPYLILYPLNIFLGDFSKVFLIRADDLSLSFLRGAYRLEGIEAKVKDPSFRFLKVEYVDVSLAWRDLLHGNLRTDMVIEGLQLELSNQLMEAVKKNAEQSVKDTQKLGKKVLPIRISSIEIKNSEVSIADVKGLPEELKIKVTQMEGRVSNATATEKDPITLAKIKAVLQDSATMYAVGEVNQWKVPAEWLLSFEVKEFDITSLNPFLTHKLPLSFKSGKMDVYAEVKGADNALQGYAKPFIKNMQAVGNKKDFQGVKHFGIEISGELANLIFSRKSDKTVATRVNFSYEKGTLNLDKAGIVKSALEHGYTKELPTGLENKYQMDRNPKGK, encoded by the coding sequence TTGAAAAAACGCACACTCATCATTCTTCTTTTTTTGCTCGTCGCTTTTCGTATCGCGCTTCCTTACCTTATTTTATATCCGCTCAATATATTTCTTGGGGATTTTTCAAAAGTGTTTTTGATTCGCGCCGACGATCTCAGTTTAAGTTTTCTGCGCGGCGCCTATCGTCTGGAGGGAATTGAAGCTAAAGTTAAAGATCCTTCCTTTCGGTTTTTAAAGGTTGAATATGTTGATGTCTCTTTAGCGTGGCGCGATCTGCTCCATGGAAATCTTCGCACGGATATGGTGATCGAAGGCTTACAGTTGGAGTTGAGCAATCAACTTATGGAGGCCGTCAAAAAGAACGCAGAACAATCTGTCAAAGACACGCAAAAACTTGGTAAGAAGGTTTTGCCGATTCGTATCTCCAGTATTGAGATTAAAAACTCGGAGGTGTCTATCGCCGATGTCAAAGGGCTGCCGGAAGAGCTGAAGATCAAGGTCACACAAATGGAAGGTCGGGTGAGCAACGCCACCGCGACAGAGAAGGACCCGATCACGTTAGCTAAGATCAAGGCGGTTCTGCAAGACTCTGCGACCATGTACGCCGTGGGGGAAGTGAATCAGTGGAAGGTCCCGGCGGAGTGGCTCCTTTCATTTGAGGTGAAAGAATTTGATATCACCTCTTTGAATCCTTTTCTGACCCATAAACTGCCCTTGAGTTTCAAAAGCGGAAAAATGGATGTCTATGCGGAAGTGAAGGGAGCAGATAATGCGCTTCAGGGGTATGCAAAACCCTTTATTAAAAATATGCAGGCCGTGGGGAATAAAAAAGACTTTCAAGGAGTCAAACATTTCGGGATTGAAATCTCGGGAGAACTGGCCAATTTGATCTTTAGCAGAAAATCTGACAAAACGGTCGCGACGAGAGTGAACTTTTCATATGAAAAAGGAACACTGAATTTGGACAAGGCTGGCATTGTGAAAAGCGCTTTGGAGCATGGCTACACCAAGGAACTTCCCACCGGTCTTGAAAACAAATATCAAATGGATAGAAACCCAAAAGGAAAATAG
- a CDS encoding outer membrane beta-barrel protein: MRNLSILLLVFGFFVSTHAYAGFYIEPGITYEKGDNELEWPTPLGDSTGNTKGLGANLKLGFHYESAFFVGLDGAYSQPKFENSASDYDADAKSTLYGMILGGQMPHIGLRIWGGYIFGGELDPDESGGLDVKFTGAKGPKVGLGFKIFMVSLNVEYMDLEYDDTNIEKAGPLSGEIDNKLKNKLGVVSISLPLTL, translated from the coding sequence ATGAGAAATCTGAGTATTTTATTGCTGGTGTTTGGATTCTTCGTGTCCACTCACGCTTATGCTGGATTTTACATCGAGCCGGGCATCACTTATGAAAAGGGAGATAATGAATTGGAGTGGCCGACGCCCTTGGGGGATTCTACGGGAAACACGAAGGGGTTGGGGGCGAACCTCAAGCTGGGTTTCCACTACGAATCTGCCTTTTTTGTGGGATTGGATGGTGCGTACTCGCAACCAAAATTTGAAAACTCAGCGTCGGATTATGATGCCGATGCAAAGTCGACTTTATACGGTATGATTCTGGGCGGGCAGATGCCTCACATCGGCTTGCGCATCTGGGGCGGGTATATTTTTGGCGGCGAACTGGATCCTGACGAAAGCGGTGGCCTGGATGTGAAATTTACGGGAGCCAAAGGCCCCAAGGTCGGACTTGGATTCAAAATTTTCATGGTCAGTCTTAACGTCGAGTACATGGATTTGGAATACGACGACACGAATATAGAAAAAGCCGGCCCGCTTTCCGGCGAGATCGACAATAAATTAAAAAACAAGTTGGGCGTCGTAAGTATATCGCTGCCGCTGACATTGTAA
- a CDS encoding EamA family transporter, whose protein sequence is MSAGPLLLIGSAFLHAGWNALAKNSNDKESFLFLTILLSGIFTFLTVLIFGHMEYPNKIVITLGVVSGIFEGLYFLTLAKALRATSLGKSYSIMRGGAMIVVWIVSTLFLHEQAAAVQYLGAFIIFSGIIAMNLAGKQAEDAFFDKQDMWSYLSAIFIAGYHLTYHQALEQGAEPRTLFFIAMVISLPFLFWSLRQNPFTRIKSTLQTQGGTVLATGAGATASFLIFLYGLKVSAPGFAISLRNTSIFFAVVFSYFLKEALTKKQILSACAIGIGAFLLSL, encoded by the coding sequence ATGAGTGCGGGTCCTTTATTGCTTATCGGTTCGGCTTTTTTGCATGCGGGCTGGAATGCCCTGGCCAAAAACTCGAACGACAAAGAAAGCTTTCTATTTTTAACGATTTTACTTTCAGGAATTTTCACATTTCTGACCGTCCTTATCTTCGGCCACATGGAATACCCCAATAAAATCGTAATAACTCTGGGAGTTGTTTCCGGAATATTTGAGGGACTGTATTTTTTAACTTTAGCAAAAGCTCTGCGCGCCACCAGCCTGGGAAAGTCTTATAGTATTATGCGCGGAGGAGCGATGATCGTGGTCTGGATTGTCTCGACTCTCTTTCTTCACGAACAAGCGGCGGCCGTACAATATCTCGGGGCCTTCATTATTTTTTCCGGCATCATTGCCATGAACTTAGCGGGAAAGCAGGCTGAGGACGCCTTCTTCGACAAGCAGGACATGTGGTCCTATCTCAGTGCTATTTTTATTGCGGGTTATCATCTTACTTACCATCAAGCCTTGGAACAAGGCGCGGAACCGCGCACTCTCTTTTTTATTGCCATGGTGATATCTTTGCCCTTTTTATTTTGGAGTCTTCGTCAGAACCCGTTCACAAGAATAAAATCGACACTGCAAACTCAGGGCGGGACAGTTTTAGCGACGGGCGCTGGCGCCACGGCCTCGTTTTTGATCTTTCTTTATGGTTTAAAAGTCTCGGCTCCTGGCTTTGCCATTTCATTGCGAAACACATCCATTTTTTTTGCTGTCGTCTTTTCGTACTTCCTAAAAGAAGCTCTGACGAAAAAACAAATACTCAGCGCCTGTGCCATCGGCATCGGCGCCTTTCTTCTAAGTTTGTAA
- the queA gene encoding tRNA preQ1(34) S-adenosylmethionine ribosyltransferase-isomerase QueA, with protein sequence MYFAAANAALKYKKEAAPLKMWYLTGLMKLADLDYTFPEELIATSPQRPSRVMWVGHGRPQEISLQDLMARIPAGDVLVVNNTRVLKRRVFAGDVEILFLKQLQALEWEVLFPSKKYKVGAVLELPLGLSMTLLEKGRPQKVRLSQEVQEDYFQKVAELPLPPYIQKARDQRHTVEADESWYQTAWAKSPGSFAAPTASLHFSAQDMETLKAQGVVIGEVTLHVGLGTFLPVTAEDLNDHDMHEEYVEIPAATWEVVNNTRKKGGKVWSLGTTTTRSLESAAQGLLQGNSSEGFRGFTKLLIQSGYQFKVVDRLLTNFHQPQSTLLALVAGFSSLETVKACYHWAIERKFRLFSYGDLSCWTRDDKPEPLPIED encoded by the coding sequence TTGTACTTCGCTGCAGCGAATGCCGCGCTGAAGTACAAAAAAGAAGCGGCCCCCTTAAAAATGTGGTATTTAACGGGGCTCATGAAATTGGCAGATTTAGATTACACCTTTCCCGAAGAGTTGATCGCGACGTCTCCGCAAAGGCCATCCCGCGTGATGTGGGTTGGGCACGGCAGACCGCAAGAAATTTCCTTGCAGGATCTGATGGCGCGCATTCCCGCCGGCGATGTGCTGGTTGTTAATAATACGCGGGTGTTAAAGCGTCGCGTATTTGCAGGAGATGTAGAAATTCTTTTTCTCAAGCAGCTTCAGGCTTTGGAGTGGGAAGTTTTATTCCCTTCAAAAAAATACAAAGTCGGAGCGGTCTTAGAGCTGCCTTTGGGACTGAGTATGACTTTGCTTGAAAAAGGTCGCCCGCAAAAAGTGCGCCTCAGCCAAGAGGTCCAAGAAGACTACTTTCAGAAAGTCGCCGAACTGCCTTTGCCTCCTTACATTCAAAAAGCCCGGGATCAACGTCACACGGTCGAGGCGGATGAGTCTTGGTATCAAACCGCCTGGGCAAAATCTCCAGGAAGTTTTGCGGCGCCGACCGCAAGTTTGCACTTTTCTGCGCAAGACATGGAAACCTTAAAAGCCCAGGGTGTCGTCATTGGCGAGGTCACTTTGCACGTGGGCTTGGGCACCTTTTTGCCGGTGACCGCCGAAGATCTGAACGACCATGATATGCACGAAGAATATGTAGAGATCCCGGCAGCCACTTGGGAAGTCGTGAACAACACTCGTAAAAAGGGCGGCAAAGTCTGGTCTTTGGGGACGACCACGACCCGTTCGCTGGAAAGTGCCGCGCAAGGTTTATTGCAGGGAAATTCTTCAGAGGGATTTCGCGGATTTACGAAGCTTCTTATTCAGTCAGGATATCAGTTTAAAGTCGTCGATCGCCTGTTAACGAACTTTCATCAGCCCCAGTCCACGCTCTTAGCCCTGGTCGCTGGATTTTCTTCCCTGGAAACAGTAAAAGCTTGCTATCACTGGGCTATTGAGAGAAAGTTCCGGCTCTTTTCTTACGGAGACCTTTCTTGTTGGACAAGAGACGACAAGCCGGAGCCCCTGCCAATTGAGGATTAA